From a region of the Streptomyces sp. NBC_00193 genome:
- a CDS encoding O-antigen ligase, which yields MSLAAPTSPTSWSGPDTADLLRRHWPLLPLAATVLALLIPVPAGDASASGKVGPADAASLLLVFVCGIQALRGRVRPLSPLGVLVLGLPAVGLAVSTVTAGDPYAALPGFVRYLQVFVLVPAAIVLLVRDASEFRLAAGCFVVLALVQGAVGVVQFATHTGASYQGEDIRAVGTFGPGDVMGMATVVAYGLVVATAGALAPGLPARVRRASGAAALVLVLPLVLSFSRGAWIATFAAAGLVMALAGIRRALKVLLALAAAGVVLVGGFGVGSAMVAERLTSITQVSDAPDQSVTDRYTMWAAAGSMWRERPAVGVGLKGFPANRDSHSGLALSSGSDTAGAGQGYIRQPLLSPHNMYLLVLSEQGLTGLIALAGGWLALLVAGLRRCLAGPSAVRDCGLVAIGLLVWQLTDFLYADIGGPSTVLTGVIIGLAAWWALPSGGGTGAPARVANLEGAAGR from the coding sequence ATGAGCCTTGCCGCACCGACGTCACCGACCTCATGGTCCGGCCCGGACACCGCCGACCTGCTGCGACGGCACTGGCCGCTGCTGCCGCTCGCCGCGACCGTACTGGCCCTCCTGATCCCCGTACCGGCGGGTGACGCCTCCGCCTCGGGGAAGGTCGGTCCGGCCGACGCAGCCTCGCTGCTGCTCGTGTTCGTCTGCGGGATCCAGGCCCTGCGGGGCCGGGTCCGGCCGCTGAGCCCGCTGGGCGTGCTCGTCCTCGGCCTGCCGGCCGTCGGGCTCGCCGTCTCGACGGTGACCGCGGGGGACCCGTACGCGGCCCTGCCCGGCTTCGTGCGCTACCTCCAGGTGTTCGTGCTGGTCCCGGCGGCGATCGTGCTGCTGGTGCGGGACGCCTCGGAGTTCCGGCTGGCCGCGGGGTGCTTCGTGGTGCTGGCGCTGGTTCAGGGAGCGGTGGGCGTGGTGCAGTTCGCCACCCACACCGGGGCCTCGTACCAGGGCGAGGACATCCGCGCCGTGGGCACCTTCGGACCCGGGGACGTCATGGGCATGGCCACGGTCGTGGCCTACGGCCTGGTGGTCGCGACGGCCGGTGCGCTCGCGCCGGGGCTGCCGGCGCGGGTCCGGCGGGCCTCGGGCGCGGCGGCGCTGGTCCTGGTGCTCCCGCTGGTGCTGTCCTTCAGCCGGGGCGCGTGGATCGCGACCTTCGCCGCGGCCGGGCTGGTGATGGCCCTCGCCGGGATCAGGCGGGCCCTGAAGGTGCTGCTCGCGCTGGCCGCCGCCGGGGTGGTGCTCGTCGGCGGGTTCGGCGTCGGCTCCGCGATGGTCGCGGAGCGGCTGACCTCGATCACGCAGGTCTCCGACGCCCCCGACCAGTCGGTCACCGACCGCTACACGATGTGGGCCGCGGCCGGGTCGATGTGGCGCGAGCGGCCCGCCGTGGGGGTGGGGCTGAAGGGGTTCCCGGCCAACCGGGACTCGCACTCCGGGCTGGCACTGTCCTCCGGCAGCGACACCGCGGGCGCGGGCCAGGGGTACATCCGCCAGCCGCTGCTGTCCCCGCACAACATGTACCTGCTGGTGCTGAGCGAGCAGGGGCTGACCGGCCTCATCGCCCTGGCGGGCGGCTGGCTGGCCCTGCTGGTGGCGGGCCTGCGGCGCTGCCTGGCGGGACCCTCCGCGGTGCGGGACTGCGGACTGGTCGCCATCGGCCTGCTCGTGTGGCAGCTCACCGACTTCCTCTACGCGGACATCGGCGGCCCGTCGACCGTCCTGACCGGAGTGATCATCGGCCTGGCGGCCTGGTGGGCGCTTCCCTCCGGGGGCGGGACGGGCGCACCTGCCCGGGTCGCGAACCTTGAGGGTGCGGCCGGCCGGTGA
- the murJ gene encoding murein biosynthesis integral membrane protein MurJ encodes MTDTTPWRRPAAAATEVAAAAGRPPHPPVPPVPPGSAGAPATGPAEAAGRTAASGGPLSAGPGAAHVGIPVPAGDAGAGRVVATGRAGAFGTGLQGNASLEVEPLTTGAVRGSLATGTGRDSGAAAAGGSVRTGTARDAGATAAGGVLRTGTRRGAGAGAGLGAVGGGRRSGDGKAPGDGARSGSGGALAKAAAVTAGLTAAGAVFGLVRDQTIAHLFGAGHDSDAFLIAWTVPEMASTLLIEDAMALLMVPAFSHALARRAASRAGLTRQEARAQDPVRLLVGATLPRLLVLLAAVASVLIVAAPLVVGVLAPGLPDPGLAVECTRMTALTVLSFGVAGYFSAALRAHRSFVPPAAIYVSYNVGIIGTMVALHALWGVRAAAAGVAVGGVLMALVQLPAFIRNVGFGPPRAKGAPRCQRDRDRPTLIAFGVIAPVIFFAVFRQSQVLVERFLAASLPPGAISHLNYAQKVAQMPMVLSLMICTVTFPVVAQAMAGGERDKARRRVERDLALASLAVLMGTALVIGYAPQIIQVLFERGAFTHTDTEATASVMRVYGLGLLGHCLVGALSRPFFSTARPTWFPALAMGSGLLVNIVAGAFAVGWWGIYGIAAANAAGISTTAALLLTGLGSRIIAIQVRRVAISIGRLSVAALAACATGWIAGPMIPDPLVSAALGCLLVPAMFGATGMAIRALEVTALPGQLAQLTAHLTSQLTQRFRNVR; translated from the coding sequence GTGACGGATACGACGCCCTGGCGGCGGCCCGCAGCCGCGGCGACCGAGGTCGCCGCGGCTGCGGGCCGTCCGCCGCACCCGCCCGTCCCGCCCGTGCCCCCCGGCTCTGCCGGTGCGCCGGCCACGGGCCCGGCCGAGGCCGCCGGCCGCACGGCCGCGTCGGGCGGCCCGCTGTCCGCCGGGCCCGGAGCCGCGCACGTGGGCATTCCCGTCCCCGCCGGCGACGCCGGAGCGGGCCGCGTGGTGGCCACCGGCCGGGCCGGGGCCTTCGGGACCGGGCTCCAGGGGAACGCGTCCCTGGAGGTGGAGCCGCTCACCACGGGAGCGGTGCGCGGGTCCCTGGCGACCGGCACCGGCCGGGACTCCGGCGCCGCTGCGGCGGGCGGGTCCGTACGGACCGGGACCGCTCGGGATGCCGGCGCCACCGCGGCGGGCGGGGTCCTGCGGACCGGGACCCGTCGGGGCGCGGGCGCCGGTGCGGGGCTCGGGGCGGTCGGCGGCGGGCGCCGGAGCGGCGACGGGAAGGCCCCGGGTGACGGGGCCCGGTCGGGGAGCGGCGGGGCGCTCGCCAAGGCGGCCGCCGTGACCGCCGGGCTGACCGCCGCCGGGGCGGTGTTCGGGCTGGTCCGCGACCAGACGATCGCGCACCTCTTCGGAGCCGGGCACGACAGCGACGCCTTCCTCATCGCGTGGACCGTCCCCGAGATGGCCTCGACGCTGCTCATCGAGGACGCTATGGCCCTGCTGATGGTGCCCGCCTTCAGCCACGCCCTGGCCCGCCGGGCCGCCAGCAGGGCCGGGCTCACCCGGCAGGAGGCCCGCGCGCAGGATCCCGTACGGCTGCTCGTGGGCGCCACGCTGCCCCGGCTGCTCGTGCTCCTGGCCGCCGTGGCCTCCGTGCTCATCGTCGCCGCGCCGCTCGTCGTGGGCGTGCTCGCGCCGGGGCTGCCCGACCCCGGGCTCGCCGTCGAATGCACCCGGATGACCGCCCTGACCGTGCTGTCCTTCGGGGTCGCCGGCTACTTCAGCGCCGCCCTCAGGGCGCACCGCTCCTTCGTGCCGCCCGCCGCCATCTACGTGTCGTACAACGTCGGCATCATCGGGACGATGGTCGCCCTGCACGCCCTGTGGGGGGTGCGCGCCGCGGCCGCCGGGGTCGCCGTCGGCGGAGTCCTGATGGCCCTGGTCCAACTGCCCGCCTTCATCCGCAACGTGGGCTTCGGACCGCCCCGCGCCAAGGGCGCACCGCGCTGCCAGCGCGACCGGGACCGGCCGACCCTGATCGCCTTCGGGGTGATCGCCCCGGTCATCTTCTTCGCCGTGTTCCGGCAGTCCCAGGTCCTCGTCGAGCGGTTCCTCGCCGCCTCGCTGCCGCCCGGCGCCATCTCGCACCTCAACTACGCCCAAAAAGTCGCGCAGATGCCGATGGTGCTCTCCCTCATGATCTGCACCGTCACCTTCCCCGTCGTCGCCCAGGCCATGGCCGGCGGGGAGCGGGACAAGGCCCGCAGGAGGGTCGAGCGGGACCTCGCGCTCGCCTCGCTCGCCGTCCTCATGGGCACCGCGCTCGTCATCGGGTACGCCCCCCAGATCATCCAAGTCCTCTTCGAACGCGGGGCGTTCACCCACACCGACACCGAGGCCACCGCCTCCGTGATGCGGGTCTACGGCCTCGGCCTGCTCGGCCACTGCCTCGTCGGGGCGCTCTCGCGGCCCTTCTTCTCCACCGCCCGGCCCACCTGGTTCCCGGCCCTCGCCATGGGCTCCGGACTCCTCGTCAACATCGTCGCCGGAGCCTTCGCCGTCGGCTGGTGGGGGATCTACGGGATCGCCGCCGCCAACGCCGCCGGCATCTCCACCACCGCCGCGCTGCTGCTCACCGGCCTCGGCTCGCGGATCATCGCCATCCAGGTCCGCCGGGTCGCCATCAGCATCGGCCGGCTCTCCGTCGCGGCCCTCGCCGCCTGCGCCACCGGCTGGATCGCCGGGCCGATGATCCCCGACCCGCTGGTCAGCGCCGCCCTCGGCTGCCTGCTGGTCCCGGCCATGTTCGGCGCCACCGGCATGGCCATACGGGCCCTGGAGGTCACCGCCCTGCCGGGCCAGCTCGCCCAGCTCACC